A genomic region of Aspergillus oryzae RIB40 DNA, chromosome 1 contains the following coding sequences:
- a CDS encoding uncharacterized protein (predicted protein) has product MLDLQTTRLCYQFPDHNAWVVKLKLYLDSDRPTHGPHDFPRAFGNVFLSSFFVLSDLGTPFSFSPSTTFGPPRMGWLGVATLIATACFLLYRHPPSSWTSEPPISQLPPKPTLEKPPTDRAPDGATVKDDSKPLEEKDGNAEDSQTTPKASASSPPSLEVPTLHLDSDKADKTTTTTENQADKKPIQNGSAKPSEPVAIAVNNAAMPPPPQPTASSSSLMPPPPPPRLRPTMSQTQQPQSAPVGRYPPRPNPGSSLRPPPSAAASLRVPPSSRPTSNSLAPVKLIAQPSNSSKRAVLEPGYSPLDWAALTSNPKNNLRGANLPPTLVKVTPSMLKVQNGRKGRDAWTSYQGKVYNITPYVPFHPGGKGELLRGAGKDSAKLFMEVHPWVNWDAILGECLVGILVSENDGAAENALDAMD; this is encoded by the coding sequence ATGTTGGACCTACAGACGACGAGGTTATGCTATCAGTTTCCTGACCACAATGCCTGGGTGGTTAAGCTTAAATTATACTTGGACTCCGATCGTCCGACGCACGGGCCGCATGATTTTCCCCGGGCGTTTGGAAATGTGTTCCTGTCGTCATTTTTCGTCCTCTCCGATCTTGGAACACCCttctcattttcaccatCTACAACCTTCGGACCGCCCAGAATGGGCTGGCTAGGAGTGGCTACACTCATTGCGACCGCATGTTTCCTACTTTACCGTCACCCTCCGTCCAGCTGGACGTCCGAGCCCCCCATCTCTCAACTCCCGCCGAAACCAACTCTTGAAAAGCCACCTACCGATCGCGCCCCAGATGGTGCGACAGTGAAGGATGACTCCAAGCCcctcgaagaaaaagatggaAATGCAGAAGACTCCCAGACAACACCCAAGGCATCTGCATCGAGCCCACCATCCCTCGAAGTGCCCACGCTTCATCTCGACAGCGACAAGGCTGACAAGACAACCACCACTACCGAGAACCAGGCCGACAAAAAGCCAATCCAGAATGGATCAGCAAAACCTTCAGAGCCGGTTGCTATCGCAGTTAATAATGCCGCCATgccacctccaccacagCCCACCGCAAGCAGTTCCTCCTTAATGCCTCCCCCGCCGCCACCCCGACTCCGTCCGACAATGTCCCAAACTCAACAACCACAATCCGCCCCCGTGGGACGATACCCCCCGCGCCCAAACCCAGGCAGCTCCCTTCGTCCGCCACCTTCTGCAGCGGCATCGCTACGTGTACCGCCCTCCAGTCGTCCCACCAGCAATAGCCTGGCGCCCGTCAAACTCATCGCACAGCCCTCTAATTCATCGAAGCGGGCGGTTCTCGAACCAGGCTACTCCCCCCTGGATTGGGCCGCGCTTACATCAAACCCCAAGAACAATTTGCGGGGTGCAAATCTGCCCCCAACTCTGGTCAAGGTGACGCCGTCGATGCTCAAGGTGCAGAATGGACGGAAGGGTCGCGATGCCTGGACTTCGTACCAGGGCAAAGTCTATAACATCACGCCGTATGTCCCATTCCACCCTGGCGGGAAGGGCGAGTTGCTCCGTGGTGCTGGAAAGGACTCGGCCAAGTTGTTCATGGAGGTACATCCGTGGGTGAACTGGGATGCCATCCTGGGGGAGTGTCTTGTGGGAATCCTCGTTTCTGAGAATGATGGAGCGGCCGAGAATGCTCTCGATGCCATGGACTGa
- the fkbp3 gene encoding peptidylprolyl isomerase family protein FPR2 (FKBP-type peptidyl-prolyl cis-trans isomerase), giving the protein MRFSIFSTLLVSLATLSTAAELGIEKTHEVECTRKTVKGDTVQMHYKGTLQSDGSEFDSSYKRNSPLKFKVGSGMVIKGWDEGLLDMCIGEKRTLTIPPEYGYGSRGVGPIPGGATLIFETELVGIDGVSKDEL; this is encoded by the exons ATGCgtttctcaatcttctccaccctccTCGTCTCTCTCGCGACcctctccaccgccgccgaACTCGGCATCGAAAAGACCCACGAGGTAGAATGCACCCGCAAGACCGTCAAGGGCGACACCGTCCAGATGCACTACAAAGGCACGCTCCAGTCCGATGGCTCCGAGTTCGACTCTAGCTACAAGCGCAACTCGCCGTTGAAGTTCAAGGTGGGCTCGGGTATGGTTATTAAGGG ATGGGATGAGGGTCTTTTGGATATGTGCATTGGTGAGAAGCGCACTTTGACCATTCCCCCTGAGTATGGGTATGGGTCTCGTGGGGTTGGACCGATCCCTGGTGGTGCGACTCTGATTTTTGAGACGGAGTTGGTGGGTATTGATGGTGTTTCGAAGGATGAGTTGTAA
- the zrfB gene encoding low-affinity Zn(2+) transporter ZRT2 (Fe2+/Zn2+ regulated transporter) translates to MDVLHTLLTRDEDSGPAPACDAGNEYDGRMGLRISSIFVIMVGSMFGAVFPVLAGQFRRSKYLEWAFFVAKYFGSGVIIATAFIHLLAPAEEALTNECLTGPITEYSWVEGIVLMTIVVLFFVEMMVMRYARFGQSHAHELAHEHNHGEPKHSGSESGSEVLDSKHIPGRDHLGHSREHHDVEMAVHDTSVEEYMAQLTGVFILEFGIIFHSVFIGLTLAVSGAEFVTLYIVLVFHQTFEGLGLGSRLATIPWPRSKRFTPYILGIAFGLSTPIAIAIGLGVRKSYPPEGRTTLIVNGVFDSISAGILIYTALVELMAHEFMFSSSMKKAPIQHVLAAFFLLCLGALLMALLGKWA, encoded by the coding sequence ATGGATGTTCTACACACCCTTCTCACCCGGGATGAGGATTCGGGGCCCGCCCCTGCCTGTGATGCAGGCAACGAATATGATGGTCGCATGGGCTTGCGCATCTCCTCTATCTTTGTCATCATGGTCGGTTCCATGTTCGGTGCTGTCTTCCCGGTCCTTGCAGGACAGTTTCGACGTTCGAAATATTTAGAATGGGCTTTCTTCGTTGCCAAGTACTTTGGCTCGGGTGTCATTATTGCCACGGCTTTCATTCATCTGTTAGCTCCTGCTGAGGAAGCCTTAACAAATGAATGCCTAACAGGCCCGATCACGGAGTATTCCTGGGTCGAGGGTATTGTCCTAATGACCATTGTGGTACTGTTCTTTGTCGAGATGATGGTCATGCGGTATGCTCGTTTTGGTCAAAGCCATGCACATGAATTGGCGCATGAACACAACCATGGAGAGCCCAAACATAGTGGCTCTGAGAGTGGTTCTGAGGTCTTGGACAGCAAGCATATTCCCGGCCGGGATCATCTGGGTCACTCCCGCGAACACCATGATGTTGAGATGGCTGTACACGATACGTCCGTCGAGGAGTACATGGCTCAGCTGACTGGCGTTTTCATTCTGGAATTTGGTATCATCTTCCATTCTGTCTTTATCGGCTTGACCCTGGCAGTATCCGGTGCTGAGTTTGTTACACTCTACATCGTCCTTGTCTTCCACCAGACTTTCGAAGGTCTTGGTCTGGGATCCCGACTGGCTACAATCCCCTGGCCTCGTTCAAAACGTTTTACCCCATATATTTTGGGCATTGCTTTCGGTCTGTCGACGCCAATCGCGATCGCGATCGGACTGGGTGTTCGCAAGTCTTACCCTCCTGAGGGCCGCACGACTCTCATCGTTAACGGAGTCTTCGATTCAATTTCCGCCGGTATCCTCATTTACACGGCGCTTGTGGAGCTTATGGCGCATGAGTTCATGTTTAGCAGCTCGATGAAAAAGGCGCCTATCCAGCACGTCCTGGCTGCATTCTTCCTTCTATGTTTGGGCGCTTTGCTGATGGCTCTTCTTGGGAAATGGGCCTGA